From the Perognathus longimembris pacificus isolate PPM17 chromosome 9, ASM2315922v1, whole genome shotgun sequence genome, one window contains:
- the LOC125357519 gene encoding oocyte-expressed protein homolog, whose amino-acid sequence MGPDAAGQGGQQPSSPQERPRGAPRLRPQVRVRPWWFPVEDMSRPLGFYLEAWLADQIFGPHQAVVSQLAWRSRALVHVSKVARGTVAEVSILGRPAGQNRVKSFLLSLAARGAELQDRPAEKMPQPEEFLKSPKSGADIPQHPA is encoded by the exons ATGGGGCCGGATGCGGCCGGACAGGGCGGGCAGCAGCCGTCCTCCCCCCAGGAGAGGCCGCGTGGGGCCCCGCGTCTGCGCCCCCAGGTTCGCGTCCGGCCGTGGTGGTTTCCGGTGGAGGACATGAGCCGCCCTCTGGGGTTCTacctggaggcctggctggcAGATCAGATCTTCG GTCCCCACCAAGCCGTGGTCTCCCAGCTGGCATGGCGGAGTCGGGCCTTGGTGCACGTGAGCAAGGTGGCCCGCGGCACCGTGGCTGAGGTCTCCATCTTGGGACGGCCTGCGGGGCAGAATCGCGTGAAGAGCTTTCTCCTGAGCCTCGCAGCCCGGGGCGCAGAGCTCCAGGACCGGCCAG CTGAGAAGATGCCTCAACCTGAAGAGTTCTTGAAGAGCCCTAAGTCAGGGGCAGACATTCCCCAGCATCCTGCTTAG